The following proteins are co-located in the Dermacentor albipictus isolate Rhodes 1998 colony unplaced genomic scaffold, USDA_Dalb.pri_finalv2 scaffold_22, whole genome shotgun sequence genome:
- the LOC135915734 gene encoding uncharacterized protein, with amino-acid sequence MLPHWVFRWWQVLQDQEKDKEPPMPHRWFSRAVPFFLQSPEPLLPRLRLCSHHQLATCQSPEPLLPQLQASQVQWTACQSLLQVAHKCRALQGLGHQSQCLKMAYATRCQAWCQMTSVGNYFVSH; translated from the exons ATGCTACCTCATTGGGTGTTTCGGTGGTGGCAGGTCCTCCAGGACCAAGAGAAGGACAAGGAGCCACCG ATGCCACACCGCTGGTTCAGCCGCGCCGTACCATTTTTCCTGCAGAGCCCA GAACCACTGCTGCCCCGGCTACGATTGTGCAGCCACCATCAGTTGGCTACTTGTCAGAGCCCA GAACCACTCTTGCCCCAGCTCCAGGCCAGCCAAGTGCAGTGGACTGCTTGTCAGAGCCTA CTACAAGTTGCACACAAGTGCAGAGCACTTCAAGGGCTTGGACACCAGAGCCAG TGCCTGAAGATGGCTTATGCAACGAGATGCCAGGCATGGTGCCAAATGACTTCGGTAGGAAACTATTTTGTTTCACATTAA